One window of Sphingomonas sp. KC8 genomic DNA carries:
- the lepB gene encoding signal peptidase I has translation MSDKASDSSDTPPQYTPKRAAGGIIENLRFLVTLIVFAVLLRSLVVAPFNIPSESMLPRLLVGDYLFVAKWPYGYSRYSFPFGAAPINGRILGSGPDRGDVVVFKTPSDNSTDYIKRVIGLPGDIIQVKGGQIILNGAPVPRVRLVDFVDPVTPNSPCRPENGLNIVEAATTDGTRVCRYPRYRETLPNGRSYDVLDLGPISYADDTPTYVVPEGHYFLMGDNRDRSADSRYPAQVNGAIGMVPGENIVGRALFTFFSTDGSASWVKPWTWVSATRWSRIGEGF, from the coding sequence ATGTCCGATAAAGCATCCGATTCCAGCGACACTCCCCCCCAATACACGCCCAAACGTGCAGCGGGTGGGATAATCGAAAATCTCCGCTTCCTCGTCACCCTGATTGTCTTTGCGGTTTTGTTGCGAAGTCTGGTGGTTGCACCGTTCAACATACCGTCGGAATCCATGCTGCCGCGTTTGCTGGTGGGTGATTATCTGTTCGTCGCGAAATGGCCCTATGGCTATTCCCGTTACAGCTTTCCGTTCGGCGCCGCGCCGATCAATGGCCGCATTCTGGGCAGTGGGCCGGATCGTGGCGATGTGGTGGTGTTCAAGACGCCATCGGACAACAGCACCGATTATATCAAGCGTGTCATTGGCCTGCCAGGCGATATCATTCAGGTGAAGGGCGGCCAGATCATCCTGAACGGCGCGCCTGTTCCCCGCGTCCGCCTTGTCGATTTCGTCGATCCGGTGACCCCGAACAGCCCGTGCCGGCCGGAAAACGGCCTCAATATTGTCGAAGCCGCCACAACCGATGGAACGCGGGTCTGCCGTTATCCGCGGTATCGCGAAACCCTGCCCAATGGCCGCAGCTATGATGTGCTGGATCTCGGGCCGATATCCTATGCAGATGACACGCCGACCTATGTCGTCCCCGAAGGCCATTATTTCCTGATGGGCGACAATCGCGATCGATCAGCCGACAGCCGCTATCCCGCGCAGGTGAACGGTGCCATCGGCATGGTTCCGGGCGAAAATATCGTCGGCCGTGCGCTCTTCACCTTCTTTTCCACCGATGGCAGCGCAAGCTGGGTGAAGCCGTGGACATGGGTGAGCGCCACGCGCTGGTCCCGCATCGGCGAAGGCTTCTAG
- a CDS encoding DEAD/DEAH box helicase — protein sequence MTQFTDLGLPEPILKALAAKNYSTPTPIQLQAIPPLLDGRDLCGIAQTGTGKTAAFALPSLAILASNPKHRPPQGCRMLVLSPTRELASQIAQSFVDYGKFLRLSVATVFGGVPINRQIRQLQAGVDILVATPGRLLDLIDQRALSLKNVEIFVLDEADQMLDLGFIHALKRVDQLLPKKRQSLFFSATMPKAISELGDRFLSDPVKVSVAPQSTTAERVEQFATFVNQAEKQALLTLRIRSEPIDRALVFTRTKHGADRVVKHLKAAGIGCEAIHGNKSQPQRERALGMFRKGEIKILVATDIAARGIDVGGVSHVFNFELPNVAEQYVHRIGRTARAGAAGIAIAFVADDERAYMRGIEKLTRVKMEVQPLPENFIAEKAKLPKPAPSAPSEGRGDRQPRRHDGERSGAGERARRFPPKRAGAVGRHAGAVRKTSSR from the coding sequence TTGACCCAGTTTACCGATCTCGGCCTGCCTGAGCCGATTTTGAAGGCACTTGCCGCAAAGAATTATTCGACCCCGACGCCGATCCAGTTGCAGGCGATCCCGCCACTGCTGGACGGCCGCGACCTGTGCGGCATCGCGCAGACCGGCACCGGCAAGACGGCGGCATTTGCGCTGCCTTCGCTCGCCATTCTCGCCAGCAACCCCAAGCATCGCCCGCCGCAGGGCTGCCGTATGCTCGTCCTGTCGCCGACCCGCGAACTGGCCAGCCAGATCGCCCAAAGCTTCGTCGATTATGGCAAGTTCCTGCGTCTTTCGGTGGCAACCGTGTTCGGCGGGGTGCCGATCAACCGCCAGATCCGTCAGTTGCAGGCCGGCGTCGATATTCTGGTCGCCACACCGGGCCGCCTGCTCGACCTGATCGATCAGCGCGCGCTAAGCCTAAAGAATGTCGAGATCTTCGTGCTCGACGAAGCCGATCAGATGCTTGATCTGGGCTTCATCCATGCGCTGAAGCGCGTCGACCAACTGTTGCCGAAGAAGCGGCAGAGCCTGTTCTTCTCGGCGACGATGCCCAAGGCGATTTCCGAGCTTGGCGATCGTTTCCTGAGCGATCCGGTCAAGGTGTCGGTTGCGCCGCAATCCACCACCGCCGAACGGGTCGAACAGTTCGCGACATTCGTCAATCAGGCCGAAAAGCAGGCCCTGCTGACGCTGCGCATCCGCAGCGAACCGATCGACCGCGCCCTTGTCTTCACCCGCACCAAGCATGGCGCGGACCGCGTGGTGAAGCATTTGAAGGCGGCCGGCATCGGCTGCGAAGCGATCCACGGCAACAAGAGCCAGCCGCAGCGCGAACGGGCGCTGGGCATGTTCCGCAAGGGTGAGATCAAAATCCTTGTCGCAACCGATATCGCCGCGCGCGGCATCGATGTCGGCGGCGTCAGCCATGTCTTCAACTTCGAACTGCCGAACGTCGCCGAACAATATGTCCATCGCATCGGCCGCACCGCGCGCGCCGGGGCTGCGGGCATCGCCATCGCGTTCGTCGCCGACGATGAACGCGCTTATATGCGCGGCATCGAAAAGCTGACCCGGGTGAAGATGGAGGTCCAGCCGCTGCCGGAAAACTTCATCGCCGAGAAAGCCAAGCTGCCCAAGCCGGCGCCATCCGCGCCATCCGAGGGCCGGGGCGACCGCCAGCCGCGCCGCCATGACGGCGAACGCAGCGGCGCTGGCGAGCGTGCGCGGCGTTTCCCACCCAAGCGCGCGGGTGCCGTCGGCCGCCATGCCGGTGCGGTGCGCAAGACCAGCAGCCGCTGA
- a CDS encoding aspartyl/asparaginyl beta-hydroxylase domain-containing protein: MRIGKPGWRSISTLAKNGQAAARMATIRHGASAVNPIEANNTRPAGADIPADIDATLPPSSALVPKKPLIMRFGKYMQPKTNRWIARSSRIGDQPVFDTRLFPWVAQLEAHWEEIRAEAATALEDLESIPPLASISPDHRRIAPAGRWRSFFLIGYGYREENNCRICPRTTELVSRIPGLNSAFFSVLVPGTHIPTHTGVTKAFLTCHLGIQVPRERDKCRMRVVDEWLSWEEGRALVFDDVFEHEVRNDSDETRIVLLIQFKRPVGLIGKIVGGLFLEGVRRSRFVQGARQGIAEWSQRHRAAG, encoded by the coding sequence ATGCGTATCGGCAAGCCGGGCTGGCGATCCATTTCGACTTTGGCTAAAAACGGACAGGCCGCCGCACGGATGGCTACCATCCGTCATGGGGCGTCAGCGGTGAACCCGATCGAAGCAAACAACACCAGGCCGGCAGGCGCGGATATCCCGGCCGATATCGATGCCACGCTGCCACCCAGTTCCGCGCTGGTTCCCAAAAAACCGCTGATCATGCGCTTCGGCAAATATATGCAGCCCAAAACCAACCGCTGGATCGCACGATCGTCCCGCATCGGCGACCAGCCTGTGTTCGATACACGCCTGTTTCCGTGGGTTGCGCAACTGGAGGCGCATTGGGAAGAAATCCGGGCCGAAGCTGCCACCGCACTGGAAGATCTGGAGAGCATTCCGCCGCTGGCGTCGATTTCCCCGGATCATCGCCGGATCGCGCCTGCCGGCCGCTGGCGATCCTTTTTCCTGATCGGCTATGGCTATCGGGAAGAGAATAATTGCCGCATCTGCCCGCGGACAACCGAGTTGGTGTCGCGGATACCCGGTCTGAACTCGGCATTCTTTTCGGTGCTGGTCCCCGGAACGCATATCCCAACGCATACGGGCGTCACCAAGGCGTTCCTGACCTGCCATCTCGGCATTCAGGTGCCGCGTGAGCGCGACAAATGCCGGATGCGGGTGGTGGATGAATGGTTGAGCTGGGAAGAAGGGCGCGCGTTGGTGTTCGACGACGTGTTCGAACATGAGGTGCGTAACGATAGCGATGAAACCCGCATCGTGCTGCTGATCCAGTTCAAGCGTCCGGTGGGCCTGATCGGCAAGATCGTCGGCGGCCTTTTCCTGGAAGGCGTGCGCCGTTCGCGCTTCGTGCAGGGCGCGCGGCAGGGCATTGCGGAATGGTCTCAACGGCACCGCGCCGCCGGCTGA
- a CDS encoding M20/M25/M40 family metallo-hydrolase, producing the protein MPAKLLICAMFLATTALPVAAQARLSPQEARMTSVVAAEQERSIALLERLVNVNSGSMNLKGVEEVGRMMRAELEAVGFKVRWVPMAAAGRAGHIVATHQGSGRGKRLLLIAHLDTVFEPHSPFQTFVRKGDKAEGPGVADDKGGMVVMLSALRAMRAAGTLDAADIEIVLTGDEEETGTPVEIARADLVAAGKRADIALDFEGLVRDGGRDMGSIARRSSYSWTLTATGKSGHSSLIFNDEYGDGAINELARIITAFRKELPEPNLTFNVGLIAGGAEASVDAGGARVAATGKTNIIPAIAIAKGDFRTLSDDQTARVRQKMEAIVSAHVSRTHARIVFEEGYPSMAPTAGNRAILASLNGVNRDLGLPEMPELDPLKRGAGDISFVARDVDGLAGLGPFSTGDHAPGETVDLPSMVTQARRAAILMTRLSRQPR; encoded by the coding sequence ATGCCCGCCAAGCTGCTGATCTGCGCGATGTTTCTTGCCACAACGGCCCTACCCGTTGCGGCACAGGCCCGCCTTTCACCGCAAGAGGCTAGAATGACGTCTGTCGTGGCTGCCGAACAGGAACGGTCGATTGCGCTGCTCGAACGGCTCGTGAACGTCAATTCCGGCAGCATGAACCTGAAAGGGGTCGAGGAAGTCGGGCGGATGATGCGTGCCGAACTCGAAGCGGTGGGTTTCAAGGTCCGGTGGGTGCCGATGGCGGCGGCCGGTCGCGCTGGCCATATCGTGGCCACGCATCAAGGGTCGGGCCGGGGCAAGCGGCTGTTGCTGATCGCGCATCTCGACACCGTGTTCGAACCGCATTCCCCTTTTCAAACCTTCGTTCGCAAAGGCGACAAGGCCGAAGGTCCGGGTGTGGCCGACGATAAAGGCGGCATGGTCGTGATGCTGTCCGCCCTGCGGGCGATGCGCGCGGCCGGCACGCTTGATGCCGCCGATATCGAAATCGTGCTGACCGGCGACGAAGAAGAAACCGGCACTCCGGTCGAAATCGCCCGCGCGGATCTGGTTGCCGCCGGCAAACGCGCCGACATCGCGCTCGATTTCGAAGGATTGGTGCGCGACGGCGGACGTGACATGGGTTCGATCGCGCGGCGTTCTTCCTATAGCTGGACACTGACGGCGACCGGCAAATCCGGCCATTCCAGCCTGATCTTCAACGATGAATATGGCGACGGGGCAATCAACGAATTGGCCCGGATCATCACGGCCTTTCGCAAGGAACTGCCCGAACCGAACCTCACCTTCAATGTCGGGCTGATAGCCGGCGGTGCCGAAGCATCGGTGGATGCCGGTGGCGCCCGCGTTGCGGCAACGGGCAAAACCAACATCATTCCGGCGATCGCCATCGCCAAGGGCGATTTCCGCACGCTTTCTGATGACCAGACGGCTCGTGTTCGCCAGAAGATGGAAGCGATCGTCTCCGCCCATGTTTCCCGCACCCATGCCCGGATCGTGTTTGAAGAAGGATATCCTTCGATGGCGCCGACAGCCGGGAATCGCGCGATACTGGCCAGCCTGAACGGCGTGAACCGCGATCTCGGCCTTCCCGAAATGCCCGAACTCGATCCGCTGAAACGGGGTGCAGGCGACATTTCCTTTGTCGCGCGGGATGTCGATGGCCTTGCCGGGCTGGGTCCGTTCAGCACCGGCGATCACGCGCCGGGTGAAACGGTGGACCTGCCGAGCATGGTAACACAGGCCAGGCGTGCGGCGATCCTGATGACGCGGCTCAGCCGGCAGCCACGCTAG
- a CDS encoding NifU family protein: MLIETETTPNPATLKFLPGQSVMTAGTRDFADADEADASPLAAALFSLGDVTGVFFGRDFVSVTAAPGVEWHGLKPQVLGVLLDHFASGAPLFAAGTAAAISVPSDEFADDPADADIVAQIKDLIETRVRPAVARDGGDIVYRGFDKGTVYLAMHGACAGCPSSTATLKQGIETLLKHYVPEVTEVRAA, encoded by the coding sequence ATGCTGATCGAAACTGAAACGACCCCGAATCCCGCCACGCTGAAGTTCCTGCCGGGTCAGTCCGTGATGACCGCTGGAACGCGCGACTTCGCCGATGCGGACGAAGCCGATGCTTCGCCGCTCGCTGCGGCGCTGTTCAGCCTGGGGGATGTGACGGGCGTTTTCTTCGGCCGTGATTTCGTATCGGTCACGGCGGCCCCCGGCGTTGAATGGCATGGCCTGAAACCGCAGGTGCTGGGCGTCCTGCTCGATCATTTCGCCAGTGGCGCCCCCCTGTTCGCGGCCGGGACAGCCGCGGCCATCTCGGTTCCCAGCGACGAATTCGCGGACGACCCCGCAGATGCGGATATCGTGGCGCAGATCAAGGACCTGATCGAAACACGGGTCCGTCCGGCGGTGGCGCGCGACGGCGGCGATATCGTTTATCGCGGCTTTGACAAGGGCACCGTCTATCTGGCGATGCACGGTGCCTGCGCCGGCTGCCCGTCGTCCACCGCCACGCTCAAGCAGGGCATCGAGACACTTCTGAAGCATTATGTGCCGGAAGTGACCGAAGTCCGCGCCGCCTGA
- a CDS encoding malonic semialdehyde reductase, translating to MAEKLSDEGLDLLFRAARTYNGYQDRPVSEEQLKAIWDLVKWGPTSANMLPARIVWCVSQEAKDKLAALASGTNGPKIQSAPVTAIIGMDLEFYEHLPRLFPHADARSWFAGNDKLIEASAFRNSSLQGAYFIMAARALGLDTGPMSGFDNDAVDAAFFGGTSVKSNFITTLGYGDPATIFDRSPRPDFGVFNTIV from the coding sequence ATGGCCGAGAAGCTTTCGGATGAGGGGCTGGACCTCCTTTTCCGCGCCGCGCGCACCTATAATGGCTACCAGGACCGCCCGGTCAGCGAAGAACAGCTAAAGGCTATCTGGGATCTGGTGAAATGGGGGCCGACATCGGCCAACATGCTGCCCGCGCGGATCGTCTGGTGCGTCAGCCAGGAAGCGAAGGACAAGCTCGCCGCGCTTGCATCCGGCACCAACGGTCCGAAAATCCAGTCGGCGCCGGTGACCGCGATCATTGGCATGGACCTGGAGTTTTATGAACATCTGCCCCGCCTGTTTCCGCATGCGGATGCGCGCAGCTGGTTCGCCGGTAACGACAAGCTGATCGAAGCTTCGGCCTTCCGCAATTCGTCGCTGCAGGGCGCCTATTTCATCATGGCGGCGCGCGCGCTTGGCCTTGATACCGGGCCGATGTCGGGTTTCGACAATGATGCCGTGGATGCGGCGTTCTTTGGCGGCACGTCGGTGAAGTCCAACTTCATCACGACGCTGGGCTATGGTGATCCCGCCACGATTTTCGATCGATCGCCTCGCCCGGATTTCGGGGTTTTCAATACGATCGTCTGA
- the tsaB gene encoding tRNA (adenosine(37)-N6)-threonylcarbamoyltransferase complex dimerization subunit type 1 TsaB, translated as MAGRNRELVIETATAACSVALIENGVVVAAIHEVVGRGHAERLIPMIAELPDGGRADAIRVDCGPGSFTGVRVGLAAARAFGLGWGVPVTGFSSLALIAADVADAPAGVAIAIPGGHGELFVQCYGMRPLAPSADLVSLKPDAAAATITEPLVAGSAAETLVMLRGYGEARAAEARASNFIHLPANIAALAPSPIYGRAPDARPPG; from the coding sequence ATGGCCGGACGTAACAGGGAATTGGTGATCGAAACGGCGACGGCGGCCTGCTCCGTCGCGCTGATCGAGAATGGTGTCGTCGTGGCCGCGATCCATGAGGTCGTCGGCCGCGGCCATGCCGAACGGCTGATCCCGATGATTGCCGAATTGCCCGATGGCGGCCGGGCCGACGCGATCCGCGTTGATTGCGGCCCAGGCAGTTTCACCGGTGTCCGCGTGGGGCTTGCCGCCGCGCGTGCTTTCGGGCTTGGATGGGGCGTTCCCGTCACCGGATTTTCATCGCTGGCGTTGATTGCCGCCGATGTGGCCGATGCGCCGGCAGGTGTGGCGATTGCCATTCCTGGTGGCCATGGCGAGTTGTTCGTGCAGTGTTACGGCATGCGGCCGCTGGCACCGTCTGCCGATCTCGTTTCGCTGAAGCCTGATGCGGCTGCGGCGACCATCACCGAACCGCTGGTCGCGGGATCGGCCGCTGAAACGCTGGTGATGCTGCGCGGTTATGGCGAAGCGCGCGCGGCCGAAGCGCGTGCCTCCAATTTCATCCACCTTCCTGCCAATATCGCAGCGCTTGCGCCCTCCCCCATTTATGGCCGCGCGCCAGATGCTCGTCCGCCGGGCTGA
- a CDS encoding GNAT family N-acetyltransferase: MTSDPTFSENGAHDIAAVMEVMDAAFDPIFGEAWSRSQCLGIFDLPGVWLSTAFVDAVPAGFALTRAVMDEAELLLLGVAPAFRRRGIGRALLDRAMDHARANGVIRFHLEVRQGNDAIALYSRAGFQQAGTRRDYYRGRDGALHDAISLVRTLRDD, translated from the coding sequence ATGACGTCAGATCCCACGTTCAGTGAAAATGGCGCGCACGACATCGCGGCGGTGATGGAAGTGATGGACGCCGCCTTTGACCCGATCTTCGGAGAGGCATGGAGTAGATCGCAATGCCTTGGCATTTTCGATCTGCCCGGCGTGTGGCTTTCAACAGCTTTCGTCGACGCTGTTCCCGCCGGCTTTGCGTTAACGCGCGCGGTGATGGATGAAGCGGAACTGCTGCTGCTTGGCGTGGCGCCGGCTTTTCGTCGCCGGGGGATTGGGCGCGCGTTGCTTGATCGTGCGATGGACCACGCCCGCGCGAACGGTGTCATCCGTTTCCACCTTGAAGTGCGGCAAGGCAATGATGCGATCGCGTTATACAGCCGCGCGGGATTCCAACAGGCCGGCACGCGACGCGATTATTACCGCGGCCGCGATGGGGCGCTTCACGATGCAATCAGTTTGGTGCGAACATTGCGGGACGATTAA
- a CDS encoding MucR family transcriptional regulator, whose protein sequence is MNEDNGLTETFITLTADIVSAHVSNNSVAVSDLPVLIQNVHNALTSLGSKIAEPEVKQEPAVSVRASVKPDYIVCLEDGKKLKMLKRHLMTHYQMTPEQYRAKWNLPADYPMVAPNYAEQRRTLAKKIGLGTKRRKR, encoded by the coding sequence ATGAACGAAGATAACGGTCTCACGGAGACGTTCATCACACTTACGGCTGACATCGTCTCTGCCCATGTGAGCAACAACAGCGTTGCGGTATCCGATCTGCCGGTTCTTATTCAGAATGTACACAATGCCTTAACCAGCCTCGGTAGCAAGATTGCAGAGCCTGAGGTCAAGCAGGAACCGGCTGTTTCTGTCCGTGCATCGGTGAAACCGGATTATATTGTCTGCCTGGAAGACGGTAAAAAGCTGAAGATGCTCAAGCGTCACTTGATGACGCACTACCAGATGACGCCGGAGCAATATCGCGCAAAGTGGAATCTGCCCGCCGACTATCCGATGGTTGCGCCGAACTATGCCGAACAGCGCCGTACGCTGGCGAAGAAAATCGGCCTCGGCACCAAGCGCCGCAAGCGCTGA
- a CDS encoding Fur family transcriptional regulator: MTRKIDVEALCAEKGLRITEQRRVIARVLSESEDHPDVEALHARASAIDPGISIATVYRTVRLFEEAGILERHDFGDGRARYEAAAEAHHDHLIDVETGKVIEFVDPELEELQRKIAAKLGFRLVDHRMELYGVSLDRPS, from the coding sequence ATGACGCGGAAGATCGATGTTGAGGCGCTGTGCGCTGAAAAGGGCCTCCGCATCACCGAGCAGCGCCGCGTGATCGCGCGCGTGCTTTCGGAATCGGAAGATCATCCCGACGTGGAGGCGCTTCATGCGCGGGCCTCCGCGATCGATCCGGGCATCTCGATCGCAACCGTATATCGTACCGTGCGCCTGTTCGAAGAAGCCGGCATTCTCGAACGCCATGATTTCGGCGACGGCCGCGCCCGGTACGAAGCTGCGGCGGAAGCCCATCATGATCACCTGATCGATGTCGAAACCGGCAAGGTGATCGAATTTGTCGATCCCGAACTGGAAGAATTGCAGCGCAAGATCGCCGCCAAGCTCGGCTTCCGGCTGGTCGATCATCGTATGGAACTTTACGGGGTTTCACTGGATCGCCCTAGCTGA
- a CDS encoding lysophospholipid acyltransferase family protein has protein sequence MAFEFHRRLALAAGALGVSLPPHGVHRLIGRPSPWVARFLHMTGRSFGLNVTISGTMVRDHVLYAANHVSWCDILALGGATGAAFVSKDDVAGWPVVGWLAREAGTIFVSRSSRGAVIGQADALGAALASGRPAALFPEGTTGDGTGLLPFRASLFASLDRAPAGVVVQPVAIDYGDTAAMIAWTDGESAGANARRLLSRPGRLPVTLHFLDPIEPAIGRKAVAHSARAAIEQALRQSGTLR, from the coding sequence ATGGCGTTCGAATTTCACCGTCGCCTGGCTCTCGCCGCCGGTGCGCTTGGCGTCAGCCTGCCACCACATGGCGTCCATCGCCTGATCGGTCGTCCATCGCCTTGGGTGGCGCGGTTTCTGCATATGACCGGCCGGTCGTTCGGCCTGAACGTCACCATTTCCGGCACCATGGTTCGTGATCATGTGTTGTATGCCGCGAACCATGTCTCGTGGTGCGATATCCTGGCGCTGGGCGGTGCTACCGGAGCGGCGTTTGTTTCGAAGGACGATGTGGCGGGCTGGCCCGTGGTTGGCTGGCTTGCGCGGGAAGCGGGCACCATCTTCGTCAGCCGGTCCAGCCGCGGTGCAGTGATCGGCCAGGCCGATGCTTTGGGGGCCGCGCTGGCGTCAGGCCGCCCGGCGGCCTTGTTTCCCGAAGGCACCACCGGAGACGGCACTGGCCTGTTGCCATTTCGCGCATCGCTGTTCGCGTCGCTCGATCGCGCGCCGGCGGGTGTCGTCGTCCAGCCGGTCGCGATCGATTATGGCGATACGGCCGCGATGATCGCATGGACCGACGGGGAAAGCGCCGGCGCCAACGCGCGGCGGCTCCTGTCCCGGCCGGGCAGATTGCCCGTCACCCTGCATTTTCTGGATCCGATCGAACCGGCGATCGGACGCAAGGCCGTGGCCCATTCCGCGCGCGCGGCGATTGAACAGGCGCTCCGGCAAAGCGGAACCTTGCGCTAG
- the miaB gene encoding tRNA (N6-isopentenyl adenosine(37)-C2)-methylthiotransferase MiaB, which produces MTKPAPKTFHVKSFGCQMNVYDGARMSEMLEAEGLSASAGADDADLVVLNTCHIREKAAEKVYSDIGRLRRDDGSTPMIAVAGCVAQAEGAEIPRRAPSVDIVVGPQAYHRLPALVRAAQAGKAVDTDMPAQSKFDVLPARRKQGPSAFLTVQEGCDKFCTYCVVPYTRGAEVSRPWQAVVDEARALVDAGAREITLLGQNVNAWQGEDEAGRAQGLGGLIRALDRIDGLDRIRYTTSHPNDMRDDLIIAHKEVATLMPFLHLPVQAGSDPILKAMNRSHTVDSYLRVIDRVREARPDIAISGDFIVGFPGETEEDFAATLGLIERVEHALAFSFKYSPRPGTPAAVMEGQIAGPVMDERLQRLQALLNSQQHAFNRSKIGIRMPVLIERNGKKPGQRIGKSPWLQSVVIEDGPELGAMVEVDIFAAGPNSLNGVITG; this is translated from the coding sequence ATGACCAAGCCTGCCCCCAAGACCTTTCACGTCAAGTCGTTCGGTTGCCAGATGAACGTCTATGATGGCGCCCGCATGAGCGAAATGCTCGAAGCCGAGGGGCTGAGCGCATCGGCCGGTGCGGACGATGCCGATCTGGTCGTGCTCAACACCTGCCACATCCGGGAGAAGGCGGCCGAAAAGGTCTATTCGGATATCGGCCGGTTACGCCGCGACGATGGATCGACCCCGATGATCGCGGTCGCCGGTTGCGTCGCGCAGGCCGAAGGCGCGGAAATCCCCCGCCGCGCGCCCAGCGTGGATATCGTGGTCGGCCCGCAGGCCTATCACCGCCTGCCCGCCCTGGTGCGCGCGGCCCAGGCCGGTAAGGCAGTCGACACCGACATGCCGGCGCAATCGAAATTCGATGTGCTTCCCGCCCGCCGCAAGCAGGGGCCAAGCGCGTTCCTGACGGTTCAGGAAGGGTGCGATAAATTCTGCACCTATTGCGTCGTGCCCTACACCCGCGGCGCCGAGGTATCGCGGCCGTGGCAAGCCGTGGTGGATGAAGCCCGGGCGCTGGTCGATGCCGGTGCGCGCGAAATCACCCTGCTCGGGCAGAATGTGAACGCCTGGCAAGGCGAGGACGAAGCCGGCCGCGCGCAGGGATTGGGTGGCCTGATCCGCGCGCTCGATCGGATCGACGGCCTGGATCGCATCCGCTATACGACAAGTCATCCCAATGACATGCGGGACGATCTTATCATTGCACATAAGGAAGTTGCGACGCTAATGCCTTTCCTGCATCTGCCGGTGCAGGCAGGCAGCGATCCGATATTGAAGGCGATGAACCGCAGCCACACCGTCGACAGCTATCTGCGTGTAATCGATCGCGTACGCGAAGCGCGGCCGGATATTGCGATTTCGGGTGACTTCATCGTCGGCTTCCCTGGCGAAACCGAGGAAGATTTCGCCGCAACGCTGGGGCTGATCGAGCGCGTCGAACATGCGCTGGCTTTTTCGTTCAAATATTCGCCCCGTCCCGGCACGCCGGCGGCCGTGATGGAAGGCCAGATCGCAGGTCCGGTGATGGATGAGCGGCTTCAGCGCCTCCAGGCATTGCTCAACAGCCAGCAACATGCCTTCAATCGCAGCAAGATCGGCATACGGATGCCCGTCCTGATTGAACGCAACGGCAAGAAGCCCGGCCAGCGGATCGGAAAATCGCCATGGCTGCAATCGGTGGTCATCGAAGATGGCCCGGAACTTGGCGCGATGGTGGAAGTCGATATCTTTGCGGCAGGGCCAAATAGCCTGAACGGGGTCATTACAGGCTGA